A window of the Podospora bellae-mahoneyi strain CBS 112042 chromosome 6, whole genome shotgun sequence genome harbors these coding sequences:
- a CDS encoding hypothetical protein (EggNog:ENOG503P9E4): MASTQQQSRLLSTSARVHPPYLPHLYTAATKPSPVARGIKWVPSLAGALAAGYVAVSTYRTSAAAAQQRQAEAEQADLERRRQNAALADAYGDRSSLEELERAMRVYEAQRGNN; this comes from the exons ATGGCCTCTACTCAGCAGCAATCCCGCCTCCTTTCCACCTCTGCCCGCGTGCACCCCCCTTACCTTCCTCACCTTTACACCGCGGCTACCAAACCATCCCCTGTAGCAAGGGGCATCAAGTG GGTCCCATCTCTCGCAGGCGCCCTCGCAGCAGGCTACGTAGCCGTCTCAACCTACCgcacctccgccgccgccgcccagcAACGACAGGCCGAGGCTGAGCAGGCTGATCTGGAGAGAAGACGACAGAACGCCGCTTTGGCGGACGCCTACGGGGACAGGAGCagcttggaggagctggagagggcgatgagggtgTATGAGGCGCAGCGGGGCAACAACTAA
- a CDS encoding hypothetical protein (COG:G; EggNog:ENOG503NZTA), with the protein MIANLYWITLFVLLPVTVLLMSRSLLAKAAQSFLAKAKRHTSDTPPPSPTESVTGEDDNERIKDKEARAFQIKFLKVYLFAMAADWLQGPYTYPLLKTEFEFPEKTVASLYMTTFIAAAISSLLVGFLADKFGRRNACLAFCLIHSLSALSVLSKDLKVLYAGQALGGIGLAMLWTVFESWMVTEWNTRKLGDERLGTMFGTMTRANCSAAVLGGLIGDLAVEVSGTRKGPFVVGVAIEAIAAAMLICCWNENYGQPKDSKEKRMTPKETLRQLGDIKIWALSFISCCWEGTNFLVLFFWPGILQDAHRRIHGPDAEDVPYGPIFAAFMLAMILGALLFSAIMKRKKSRLALPVDPSQSPSKTSWLKKAFTNPHNLMGIVIFIGGGCLLQSAYVPIEVLAFFGYLLFEFCNGIYVPCVAYHRGIVVNEGNRAGLYGLMKLPHFLFVIIALATAVEDPRHRQTVFLACFSTLVAASLASIIGLRGSAPEGKKPENDLEQLMEMSDGDSFREKMLTPHTLASASTPTLSTTRPTTAHEIIMDKKS; encoded by the exons ATGATAGCCAATCTCTACTGGATCACgctttttgttcttcttcccgTCACAGTGTTGCTTATGAGCAGGAGCCTACTGGCCAAAGCAGCACAAAGTTTCCTCGCCAAAGCAAAAAGACACACATCAGacactccaccaccatcaccaacagaaTCCGTCACAGGAGAAGATGACAATGAGCGAATCAAAGACAAGGAAGCGCGGGCGTTCCAGATCAAGTTTCTCAAGGTGTACCTTTTTGCCATGGCGGCCGACTGGTTGCAGGGGCCATACACttaccccctcctcaagacGGAGTTTGAGTTTCCAGAAAAGACGGTCGCGTCACTGTACATGACGACGTTTATTGCTGCGGCAATCTCTTCACTCCTTGTCGGGTTTCTGGCGGACAAGTTTGGGAGAAGAAATGCCTGTCTAGCGTTCTGTCTCATCCACTCGCTTTCGGCGTTGAGCGTGCTTTCGAAGGACTTGAAAGTGCTGTATGCGGGACAAGCACTTGGTGGAATAGGGCTGGCGATGCTCTGGACGGTGTTTGAGAGTTGGATGGTGACTGAGTGGAACACTAGAAAGCTTGGAGATGAGAGGCTAGGGACCATGTTTGGGACCATGACGAGGGCCAACTGCAGTGCTGCTGTGTTGGGTGGGTTGATTGGCGATTTGGCTGTGGAGGTGTCGGGGACGAGAAAGGGACCTTTTGTGGTTGGTGTG GCTATTGAAGCCATTGCTGCGGCCATGCTTATTTGCTGCTGG AACGAGAACTACGGACAGCCAAAAGACAGCAAGGAGAAGCGCATGACTCCAAAGGAGACCCTCAGACAGCTTGGAG ACATCAAAATCTGGGCACTTAGCTTCATCAGCTGCTGTTGGGAAGGCACCAATTTCTtggtcctcttcttctggccTGGTATTCTCCAAGACGCACACAGACGCATCCACGGACCTGACGCTGAAGATGTGCCCTACGGCCCCATCTTCGCTGCCTTCATGTTGGCCATGATTCTCGGCGCTCTGCTGTTCAGTGCCATcatgaagagaaagaagagccGCCTCGCCTTGCCCGTCGATCCTTCCCAATCTCCCAGCAAGACTTCCTGGTTGAAGAAAGCCTTCACCAATCCCCACAACCTGATGGGcatcgtcatcttcatcggcggcggctgtCTACTGCAATCAGCATATGTCCCAATCGAGGTCCTCGCCTTCTTTGGCTACTTGTTGTTCGAGTTTTGCAATGGCATTTACGTGCCCTGCGTGGCGTACCATAGGGGTATCGTCGTCAACGAGGGCAACAGAGCTGGTTTGTACGGTCTGATGAAGCTGCCTCACTTCCTGTTTGTGATCATTGCACTTGCGACTGCTGTTGAAG ACCCTCGCCACCGGCAAACAGTCTTCCTCGCTTGCTTCTCCACCCTCGTCGCTGCCTCTCTGGCGAGCATCATTGGACTGAGGGGCTCGGCGCCGGAAGGGAAGAAGCCCGAGAATGACTTGGAGCAACTGATGGAGATGAGCGATGGTGACAGCTTCCGGGAGAAGATGCTCACGCCGCACACCCTGGCTTCGGCTTCGACACCAACGCTGTCCACCACGAGGCCGACCACGGCTCATGAGATTATCATGGATAAGAAATCCTGA
- the SSF1 gene encoding rRNA-binding ribosome biosynthesis protein (BUSCO:EOG09263NE7; COG:J; EggNog:ENOG503NU9X), with amino-acid sequence MAKKRSKRRTHLGAHNPAAPTAVTGHIDTKDPKSMVIRMGAGEVGTSISQLAADVRRVMEPGTASRLKERKANRLRDYVTMCGPLGVSHLLLFSRSESGNTNMRLAITPRGPTFHFRVEKYSLTKDVRRAQRHPKGGGKEYITPPLLVMNNFTNPNSDHTSKVPRHLESLTTTAFQSLFPPINPQRTPLKSIRRVLLLNREQSPEDDGTFIVNFRHYAITTKPVGLSKPLRRLNAAEKLLKSSKSKKGQLPNLGKLKDISEFMIGGENGAGYETDNTSGSEYETDAEVEVLETSARKVHSSNKPRQAQNEDGSDDEDGDTGRKDNVERRAVKLVELGPRMKLRMTKVEEGLCSGKVMWHEYVHKTREEIRELEKKWEQRRKDKEARKKEQKANVERKKATKEANKQQQQGKKGQQEEEEDDDEDMEDYDSDLYEYGYDGDDKGFDSEGLAGDAEEQVNTKMEEDGEWEDEEEEIADGNKQGKRKAFKK; translated from the coding sequence atggCCAAGAAACGCTCCAAGAGAAGAACCCACCTGGGTGCTCACAACCCAGCCGCCCCCACTGCCGTCACTGGCCACATCGACACCAAAGACCCGAAATCCATGGTCATCCGCATGGGCGCCGGCGAAGTAGGAACCAGCATCTCCCAACTTGCCGCCGACGTCCGGCGCGTAATGGAACCCGGCACCGCCTCCCGCCTCAAAGAGCGCAAAGCCAACCGCCTACGCGACTACGTGACCATGTGCGGCCCCCTCGGCgtctcccacctcctcctcttctcccgctCCGAGTCGGGCAACACCAACATGCGCCTCGCCATCACCCCCCGCGGCCCTACCTTTCACTTTCGCGTAGAAAAGTACTCTTTGACAAAGGACGTCCGGCGAGCCCAGCGACACCCCAAGGGGGGCGGCAAAGAGTacatcacccctcccctcttaGTCATGAacaacttcaccaaccccaactcgGACCACACCTCCAAAGTCCCCCGCCACCTCGAGTCCCTCACCACGACCGCTTTCCagtctctcttccccccaaTCAACCCGCAACGAACCCCCCTCAAATCCATCCGTcgcgtcctccttcttaACAGGGAGCAATCCCCCGAAGACGACGGGACGTTCATCGTCAACTTTCGCCACtacgccatcaccaccaaaccagTCGGCCTGTCGAAGCCACTGAGGAGGTTAAATGCCGCCGAGAAACTGCTAAAGTCGTCCAAGTCAAAGAAGGGGCAGCTGCCCAACCTGGGGAAGCTAAAAGACATTTCCGAGTTTATGATTGGGGGTGAAAACGGCGCGGGGTACGAGACGGATAACACGTCAGGAAGCGAGTACGAAACCGacgccgaggtggaggttcTCGAGACGTCGGCGAGGAAGGTTCACAGTTCCAACAAGCCAAGACAAGCACAAAATGAAGAcgggagtgatgatgaggatggtgacACGGGGCGTAAAGACAATGTTGAGCGTCGGGCTGTGAAGTTAGTCGAACTCGGCCCGAGAATGAAGCTTCGCATGAcaaaggtggaggaagggcTGTGCTCGGGCAAGGTGATGTGGCATGAGTATGTCCACAAGACAAGGGAGGAGATTagggagctggagaagaagtgggagcagaggaggaaggacaaggaggcgaggaagaaggagcagaaggCGAatgtggagaggaagaaggctaCCAAGGAGGCGAataagcagcagcagcaggggaagaaggggcagcaagaggaagaagaggatgatgatgaggatatgGAGGATTACGATAGTGATTTGTACGAATATGGGTATGATGGGGATGACAAGGGGTTTGATAGCGAGGGGTTGGCTGGGGATGCTGAGGAGCAGGTCAACacgaagatggaggaggatggggagtgggaggatgaggaggaggagattgccgATGGGAATAAACAGGGCAAGAGGAAGGCTTTTAAGAAGTGA
- the RRP3 gene encoding ribosomal RNA processing protein (EggNog:ENOG503NUFI; COG:A): MSSVKRRKISDNPSAVKKKKTEAPKPKMTPGPEPRIEDAVSEASDAEESTTLDNENGEAAPKTFKDLGIVDSLCEACDRLGYKQPTAIQQEAIPLALQDRDIIGIAETGSGKTAAFALPILQALLDKPQPLFALVLAPTRELAAQIAQSFEALGSLINLRCALLLGGLDMVQQAIALGKKPHVVVATPGRLLDHLEKTKGFSLRNLRYCVMDEADRLLDMDFGPILEKILKFLPRERRTFLFSATMSSKVESLQRASLRDPLKVNVSASKYQTVSTLVSNYLFIPHIHKDTYFIYLCNEFAGKTMIVFTRTVLETQRIAILLRTLGMGAIPLHGGLSQSARLGALSKFRAGTRNILVATDVAARGLDIPNVDCVINYDLPQDSKTYIHRVGRTARAGKSGHALSIVTQYDLEIWTRIEAALGTKLTEYAYEKDEVMVFKPRVEEAQRHARNEMKNLIDDRGKKGSVLKGHRGKKRGAPGSGRDNMDAEEG, translated from the exons ATGTCGTCAGTCAAGCGCAGAAAGATCTCCGACAACCCTTCTGCggtgaagaaaaagaagaccgAAGCACCCAAGCCCAAAATGACACCTGGGCCAGAACCCAGAATCGAAGACGCAGTATCTGAGGCCTCAGATGCCGAGGAATCGACCACCCTTGACAATGAGAACGGGGAGGCTGCCCCAAAGACCTTCAAGGATCTC GGCATCGTCGACTCCCTGTGCGAAGCATGCGACCGACTCGGATACAAGCAGCCAACCGCTATTCAGCAAGAGGCCATCCCACTTGCGCTTCAAGATCGCGACATCATTGGTATCGCCGAGACGGGTTCCGGAAAAACAGCCGCTTTTGCCCTTCCAATTCTTCAAGCTTTGCTCGACAAGCCCCAGCCCTTGTTCGCCCTCGTTCTTGCGCCGACAAGAGAACTTGCCGCCCAGATCGCCCAGTCCTTTGAAGCTCTCGGTTCCCTGATCAACCTGCGCTgcgctcttcttcttggtggtcTAGACATGGTACAGCAAGCTATCGCCCTCGGAAAGAAGCCTCACGTCGTCGTCGCAACCCCCGGTAGACTTCTCGACCATTTGGAAAAGACCAAGGGCTTCAGCTTGCGCAATCTTAGGTACTGCGTCATGGACGAAGCCGATCGCCTCCTTGACATGGACTTTGGCCCCATCCTCGAGAAGATCCTCAAGTTCCTCCCCCGCGAGCGCCGCACTTTTCTATTCTCCGCCACCATGTCCAGCAAAGTCGAGTCCCTCCAGCGCGCCTCTCTCCGCGACCCCCTAAAGGTCAACGTCTCAGCCTCCAAGTACCAAACCGTCTCGACGCTCGTCTCCAACTACCTCTTCATCCCTCACATTCACAAGGACACGTATTTCATCTACCTCTGTAATGAATTCGCCGGCAAGACAATGATCGTCTTTACCCGTACTGTTCTCGAGACGCAAAGAATTGCCATTCTGTTGCGCACTCTGGGCATGGGCGCTATCCCGCTCCACGGTGGCTTGTCTCAGTCAGCTCGTCTCGGTGCGCTGAGCAAGTTCCGCGCTGGGACGAGGAATATTCTTGTGGCTACTGATGTTGCGGCTCGTGGTTTGGATATTCCCAATGTGGACTGTGTCATCAATTATGATTTGCCGCAGGATTCGAAGACATATATTCATCGGGTTGGTCGTACGGCTCGTGCGGGCAAGTCAGGGCATGCTTTGAGTATTGTGACGCAATA TGACCTCGAAATCTGGACCCGCATCGAAGCCGCCCTCGGCACCAAGCTCACCGAGTACGCTTACGAAAAGGACGAGGTGATGGTTTTTAAGCCCCGGGTGGAAGAGGCCCAACGGCACGCGAGAAATGAGATGAAGAACTTGATTGATGAccgggggaagaaggggtcgGTGCTGAAGGGCCAcagggggaagaagaggggtgCGCCCGGGTCTGGGAGGGATAATATGGATGCTGAGGAGGGTTGA
- the cwf19 gene encoding Pre-mRNA-splicing factor cwf19 (EggNog:ENOG503NXTC; COG:S) has product MDSLEDFEKSLAAERAERERQKEKEERRDRKHRHHHRESRRDRSTERDRDSDRRRRRDDQDDESRRHKRYRRDDEDDESRRHRHRHRDDDRDRDRDRHRRSGKDTKDLKASDPKEDLPLPDEELAPGESKSSLVRDSWMTAPSALDIDYVQRNKRKSPSPVREEPKRVLHHRELNRGLEEASNKPAEEPKTGKPREVRYTFGDDGSQWRMTKLKAVYTIAEETGRPVDEVAIERFGSLREFDDAREEKIEVDRRKVYGSGYVGKEKPTGELYAERIASQKKAPPPPGFPALSKPPAELEQGVSIEDKIAPAPPMDQSALNRLRAQLMKAKLRNSPDVPKLEAEFNSAMAAFQLGQATSNAIVLDASHSRLLAGGSRGEVKPVTNKRGLERGTVVENDEMTLDDMVREERRTKGEAGGEGMRLAERIAKDGKFDNDLEYLDENAEKLAKRVHKTDSSLKNVAVTEYKKLNRILDSCPLCYHEEKNPPGNLPVAPVVSLGTRTYLTLAPAPELTGAEGGAVIVPLSHRTNLLECDDDEWEEMRNFMKSLTRMYHDQGREVIFYENAANPQRRQHAAMVAVPIPYELGDTAPAFFREAMMSAGEEWSQHKKVIDTLKKSKEPGFGRMAFRKSIAKEMPYFHAWFGLDGGLGHVVEDSGSWPRGDGFAREVIGGMLDADVAVIKKQGRWTRGDERVEGFKKRWRKWDWTRVLEDGQ; this is encoded by the coding sequence ATGGACAGCCTCGAAGACTTTGAAAAGTCTCTCGCTGCCGAAAGGGCCGAGCGTGAGCgccaaaaggaaaaggaggagcgCAGAGACAGAAAACATAGACATCACCATCGAGAGTCGAGACGAGACAGGTCAACAGAGCGCGACAGAGACAGCGatcgaagacgacgacgcgACGACCAAGACGATGAGAGCCGCAGGCATAAGCGGTACCGccgtgatgatgaggacgacgagTCAAGGCGGCATCGACACCGGCATAGAGATGATGACCGggacagagacagagacaggcACCGGCGCAGCGGGAAGGACACGAAGGATTTAAAAGCATCCGACCCGAAAGAAGACCTACCACTGCCAGACGAGGAACTCGCGCCGGGTGAATCCAAGTCGTCATTGGTCCGAGACTCGTGGATGACGGCGCCGTCTGCGCTGGATATTGACTATGTCCAGCGTAACAAACGGAAAAGTCCCTCGCCTgtgagggaggagccgaAGAGGGTGTTGCATCATCGGGAACTAAACAGGGGCCTGGAAGAGGCGAGCAATAAGCCGGCAGAGGAGCCAAAGACCGGCAAGCCGCGGGAGGTCAGATACACCTTTGGCGACGACGGGTCACAATGGCGCATGACGAAGCTTAAGGCTGTCTACACCATCGCCGAGGAAACTGGCCGGCCAGTGGACGAAGTCGCGATTGAGCGCTTTGGCAGTCTCCGGGAATTTGACGATGCGCGAGAGGAAAAGATTGAAGTGGATAGGAGAAAGGTCTACGGAAGCGGCTACGTTGGCAAGGAGAAGCCAACCGGGGAGCTCTACGCGGAGAGAATCGCCAGCCAAAAGaaggcaccaccaccccctggcTTCCCGGCCCTGAGCAAACCCCCCGCCGAACTCGAACAAGGCGTCTCAATCGAAGACAAAAttgcccctgcccctcccatGGATCAATCAGccctcaaccgcctccgCGCCCAGCTCATGAAGGCCAAACTCCGCAACTCTCCCGACGTGCCCAAGCTGGAAGCAGAATTCAACTCTGCCATGGCAGCGTTCCAGTTAGGCCAGGCAACCAGCAACGCCATAGTCCTCGACGCCTCCCACTCGCGCCTCTTGGCCGGCGGGTCAAGAGGGGAAGTAAAGCCAGTAACCAACAAACGGGGTCTTGAGCGCGGCACAGTGGTGGAAAACGACGAGATGACGCTGGACGACATGGTCCGCGAAGAGCGCCGTACAAAAGGCGAAGCCGGCGGGGAAGGGATGCGTCTGGCGGAGAGGATCGCCAAGGATGGGAAGTTCGACAATGATTTGGAGTATCTGGATGAGAATGCGGAGAAATTGGCGAAGAGAGTGCACAAGACTGACTCGAGCTTGAAGAATGTCGCTGTGACGGAGTACAAGAAGCTGAATCGGATCTTGGATAGTTGTCCGTTGTGTTATCACGAGGAAAAGAACCCGCCGGGGAACTTGCCGGTGGCGCCGGTTGTTTCTTTGGGTACGAGGACGTATCTCACTTTGGCGCCGGCTCCGGAGCTGACGGGTGCGGAAGGCGGAGCCGTCATCGTCCCTTTGTCGCATCGAACAAATCTCCTTGAATGCGACGATGatgagtgggaggagatgaggaaTTTCATGAAGTCGCTGACGAGGATGTATCACGACCAAGGACGAGAAGTCATTTTTTACGAAAATGCCGCGAACCCGCAGCGCAGGCAGCACGCCGCTATGGTTGCTGTGCCCATCCCTTACGAACTAGGGGATACGGCACCGGCATTTTTCAGGGAAGCGATGATGAgcgcgggggaggagtggtcCCAGCACAAAAAGGTGATTGATACTCTCAAAAAGAGCAAGGAGCCCGGGTTTGGGAGGATGGCGTTCCGGAAGAGCATTGCAAAGGAGATGCCGTATTTTCATGCTTGGTTTGGGCTtgatgggggtttggggcatgtggtggaggataGCGGGAGTTGGCcgaggggggatgggtttgCTAGAGAGGTCATTGGGGGGATGTTGGATGCTGATGTCGCTGTGATTAAGAAGCaggggaggtggacgaggggggatgagagggtggaggggttcaaaaagaggtggaggaagtggGATTGgacgagggtgttggaggatggACAGTGA